One part of the Phragmites australis chromosome 3, lpPhrAust1.1, whole genome shotgun sequence genome encodes these proteins:
- the LOC133912733 gene encoding protein argonaute 7-like, which translates to MDGEGVAKNERKGGGGGGAVGFSSGGGGTNGRSRWKGGGGGGYRQHPIIQAYPALLPLPIHAPHAHVNGAVTLPLPPPVLLYLHQPPPPLPLLPLLPKAAAWCYGKPNGGPPHSRGAMWRSKKPPPPPHAVTAALLPLPRDAEVLQHKKFFIHEKQKSDIQANHVNTLQNLSTTTGGPTIAPRPDMGGVKGTIIPLCANHFLVQFDPSQKIFHYDVDISPRPSKETARMIKNKLVEENSSVLSGALPAFDGRKNLYSPIEFQRDRLEFVVSLPVASARFREAKEKSHSLNKQKLKLFRVNIRLVSKLSGEDLNNYLNEEKDGIPLPQDYLHVLDIILREGAMESSIPVGRSFYARSIGEVREIGGGAVVLRGFFQSLKATKQGLALNVDLSLTAFHESTCIIAYLQKRCDFLKDLSQNKTRALSEDERRDVEKALKNVWVFVCHRETDQRYLVQSLTEQTTENLKFRDRSGKDYMVVDYFKEHYKHDIQFRNLPCLQVGRSKPCYVPMELCVVCEGQKFLGKLSDERTSKILKMGCQRPSERKGIIKGVVEGAFSAGSNSYADQFNLQVSKDMTQLSGRVLLPPKLKLGNGGRIKDVTPDRFDRQWNLMDSHVAEGSKIMSWSLISFGGTPEQHSLIPKFVNQLSSRCEQLGILLNRKTVVSPLFERIQLLNNEGILESKLKKIQEAASSNLQLLICVMERKHRGYADLKRIAETSIGVVTQCCLYANLSKLTFQFLANLALKINAKLGGSNVALYNSLSCQIPRIFSDEEPVMFMGADVTHPHPLDDWSPSVAAVVASMNWPSANKYISRMRSQTHRKEIIEHLDVMAGELIEEFLKEVGKLPSRIIVFRDGVSETQFYKVMKEELRAVHLACSRYPGYKPSVTFVVVQKRHHTRLFRREKNGCSTHYSDQNVPPGTVVDTVITHPREFDFYLCSHWGTKGTSRPTHYHVLWDENNFQSDEMQQMVYNLCYTFARCTGPVSLVPPVYYAHLAAYRGRLYLDRSDATATRQTTLYRATPMQTAPAAPLPKLRDSVKSLMFYC; encoded by the exons ATGGACGGGGAGGGAGTAGCCAAGAACGAGCGgaagggaggaggcggtggcggagcGGTTGGTTTtagtagtggtggtggtggcaccAATGGGAGGAGTAGGTGgaagggaggcggcggcggaggctaCAGGCAGCACCCGATCATCCAGGCCTACCCGGCGCTCCTGCCGCTGCCTATACACGCCCCGCACGCGCATGTCAACGGCGCCGTCACGCTGCCTCTTCCGCCGCCGGTGTTGCTGTACCTGCACcagcccccgccgccgctgccgctgctgccCCTGCTCCCCAAGGCGGCGGCTTGGTGCTACGGAAAGCCCAACGGGGGCCCGCCGCATAGTAGGGGGGCTATGTGGAGATCGAAGaagccgcccccgccgccgcacgcCGTCACCGCCGCGCTGCTGCCGCTCCCGCGGG ATGCCGAGGTGCTTCAGCACAAAAAGTTCTTCATACATGAGAAGCAAAAATCTGACATTCAAGCAAATCATGTAAACACCCTTCAGAATCTTTCTACCACTACAGGGGGACCTACCATTGCACCCAGACCTGACATGGGTGGGGTTAAGGGAACCATAATACCTCTTTGTGCAAATCATTTCCTTGTGCAATTTGACCCCAGCCAGAAGATTTTCCATTATGATGTTGACATATCCCCACGCCCGTCAAAGGAAACAGCTAGAATGATCAAGAACAAGCTAGTTGAAGAAAATTCAAGTGTTCTCTCAGGTGCCCTGCCGGCCTTCGATGGTCGCAAGAACCTGTATAGTCCTATTGAGTTTCAACGGGACAGGCTTGAGTTTGTTGTAAGTCTTCCAGTTGCATCAGCGCGATTTAGAGAAGCTAAAGAGAAGAGCCATAGCCTTAACAAGCAGAAACTTAAGCTTTTCAGGGTGAACATCCGACTAGTTTCGAAGCTAAGTGGTGAGGACTTGAACAATTATTTGAATGAAGAGAAGGATGGCATTCCTCTTCCTCAAGATTACCTCCATGTATTGGATATCATCCTGCGAGAAGGTGCTATGGAAAGTTCTATTCCTGTAGGCCGGTCTTTTTATGCACGCTCCATAGGAGAAGTAAGGGAGATTGGTGGTGGGGCTGTTGTATTAAGAGGTTTCTTTCAGAGCCTGAAGGCGACTAAGCAAGGTCTAGCCCTTAATGTTGATCTCTCACTCACAGCGTTCCATGAGAGCACATGCATAATTGCATACTTGCAGAAACGCTGTGACTTCTTGAAGGACCTTTCCCAGAACAAGACTAGGGCTTTGTCAGAAGATGAGAGGAGGGACGTGGAGAAAGCATTGAAGAATGTTTGGGTTTTTGTGTGCCACCGTGAGACTGACCAAAGGTACCTTGTGCAAAGCTTGACTGAGCAGACAACTGAGAATCTCAAGTTTAGAGATCGAAGTGGGAAGGATTATATGGTGGTGGATTACTTCAAAGAGCACTACAAGCATGATATACAATTCAGGAACCTGCCTTGCTTACAGGTTGGTAGGAGCAAGCCATGCTACGTGCCAATGGAGCTGTGTGTGGTTTGTGAGGGCCAGAAGTTTCTTGGCAAGCTCTCAGATGAACGAACCTCCAAGATCCTCAAAATGGGGTGCCAAAGACCAAGTGAAAGAAAGGGGATCATAAAGGGTGTTGTCGAAGGAGCATTTTCTGCAGGAAG CAATTCTTATGCTGATCAATTCAATCTCCAAGTGTCAAAGGACATGACACAACTCTCGGGGAGGGTTCTCTTGCCACCAAAACTAAAACTCGGTAATGGTGGGCGTATTAAGGATGTAACACCAGATAGATTTGATCGGCAATGGAACTTGATGGACAGCCATGTTGCCGAGGGTTCCAAGATCATGAGCTGGTCCTTGATAAGCTTTGGTGGCACCCCAGAGCAGCATTCTTTAATTCCAAAGTTTGTCAACCAGCTATCAAGCCGATGTGAGCAGCTTGGAATTCTACTCAACAGGAAAACTGTTGTTAGCCCGTTGTTTGAACGGATACAACTCCTGAACAATGAGGGCATTTTGGAGAGCAAGctcaagaaaattcaagaagcTGCTTCAAGCAATCTACAATTGCTAATCTGTGTCATGGAGCGGAAGCACCGGGGCTATGCTGATCTGAAGCGTATTGCAGAAACATCTATCGGTGTTGTGACACAGTGTTGCCTGTACGCCAACTTAAGCAAGCTGACCTTTCAGTTCCTGGCCAATTTAGCGCTGAAGATAAATGCAAAGCTTGGTGGATCCAATGTGGCCCTCTACAACAGCTTGTCATGCCAAATTCCTAGAATATTTTCAGACGAGGAGCCAGTGATGTTCATGGGTGCTGATGTGACACACCCGCATCCGCTAGACGATTGGAGTCCATCAGTGGCCGCTGTAGTTGCAAGCATGAATTGGCCATCAGCAAATAAGTACATCTCCAGGATGAGGTCCCAGACACACCGGAAAGAAATCATCGAGCACCTTGATGTGATGGCTGGTGAACTGATTGAAGAGTTCCTGAAAGAAGTTGGCAAGCTTCCAAGTAGAATTATTGTCTTCAGAGACGGTGTGAGTGAGACGCAGTTCTACAAGGTAATGAAGGAGGAGCTGCGTGCAGTGCATCTGGCATGTTCGAGATACCCAGGCTACAAGCCATCGGTCACATTCGTCGTAGTTCAGAAGAGGCATCACACTAGGCTCTTCCGCAGGGAGAAGAATGGCTGTTCGACACACTACTCTGACCAGAATGTACCACCAGGAACGGTGGTTGACACTGTGATCACGCACCCAAGGGAGTTCGACTTCTACCTGTGCAGCCACTGGGGCACGAAGGGGACGAGCAGGCCGACGCATTACCATGTTCTGTGGGATGAGAACAACTTCCAGTCCgatgagatgcagcagatggtTTACAATCTTTGCTACACTTTTGCACGGTGCACCGGGCCAGTCTCTCTTGTTCCACCGGTGTACTATGCACACCTTGCTGCATATAGAGGTAGGCTGTACCTTGATAGATCGGATGCAACGGCCACCAGGCAGACAACTTTGTACAGAGCGACTCCAATGCAGACTGCACCAGCAGCACCGCTCCCTAAGCTTAGGGACAGTGTGAAGAGTCTGATGTTCTACTGCTGA